A single region of the Gemmata palustris genome encodes:
- a CDS encoding FeoA family protein, with protein sequence MPTLADLAPGQRAEVLSVTGPPALVQRLYEFGLLEGEPVEVLARAPLGDPLEIGIGNSRLSLRKSEAAGIGVRPL encoded by the coding sequence ATGCCCACTCTCGCCGATCTCGCACCGGGCCAACGGGCCGAAGTGCTGTCCGTAACCGGCCCCCCCGCTCTGGTCCAGCGCCTCTACGAATTCGGGCTGCTCGAGGGCGAGCCCGTGGAGGTTCTCGCGCGCGCGCCGCTCGGCGACCCGCTCGAAATCGGCATCGGCAACTCCCGCCTGAGTCTTCGCAAGTCCGAAGCCGCCGGTATCGGCGTGCGCCCACTTTAG
- a CDS encoding FeoA family protein has product MLMPLDMVRAGEWADVEEVTGQADWVGRLAELGIRQGCRVQVVQPGSTCLLKVAGGKLGLRGCECAQILVRPVTVGHAG; this is encoded by the coding sequence ATGCTGATGCCCCTCGATATGGTGCGCGCCGGCGAATGGGCCGATGTCGAAGAGGTGACCGGCCAGGCCGATTGGGTCGGGCGCCTCGCCGAACTCGGAATCCGTCAGGGCTGCCGCGTCCAAGTGGTTCAGCCCGGGTCGACCTGCCTCCTGAAGGTGGCCGGGGGAAAGCTCGGCCTGCGCGGGTGCGAGTGCGCCCAGATCCTCGTTCGACCCGTCACCGTGGGGCACGCCGGCTGA
- the rfbD gene encoding dTDP-4-dehydrorhamnose reductase: protein MKIAVLGAAGQLGRDLCPRLSALGEVVPLSRVEIDLARPDAIAAVVADLRPDVFVNCAAYNLVDKAETEPESAFAVNVWGVRELATACRTVGAKLVHFSTDYVFGLDAARTVPFSEDDAPGPVSAYGLSKLTGEFVARAAAPGNLVIRTCGLYGVWGSGGKGGNFVETMLRIAKQGKPLRVVNDQHCTPSYTADVAAATVQLLEHNATGLFHVTNSGTSTWYQLAAEIFRQAGLRADLTPITSAEFNAPAKRPPYSVLSTAKLTAHGVPALRPWTEALAAYLGERPA, encoded by the coding sequence ATGAAAATTGCCGTTCTGGGTGCGGCCGGACAACTCGGGCGCGACCTGTGCCCGCGCCTTTCGGCACTCGGTGAAGTCGTTCCGCTGTCGCGCGTCGAGATCGACCTCGCGCGTCCCGACGCGATCGCCGCCGTTGTCGCCGATCTGCGGCCGGATGTGTTCGTGAACTGCGCGGCTTACAATTTGGTGGATAAGGCCGAGACCGAGCCGGAATCGGCGTTCGCGGTCAATGTGTGGGGCGTCCGGGAGTTAGCCACCGCGTGCCGCACGGTCGGCGCGAAACTGGTTCATTTCAGCACCGACTACGTGTTCGGCCTCGATGCGGCTCGAACCGTACCGTTCAGCGAAGACGATGCCCCGGGGCCGGTCAGCGCCTACGGGCTGAGCAAACTCACGGGCGAGTTCGTTGCGCGGGCTGCGGCGCCGGGCAATCTCGTGATCCGCACCTGTGGGCTGTACGGCGTGTGGGGCAGTGGCGGAAAGGGCGGCAACTTTGTTGAGACGATGTTGCGAATCGCGAAGCAGGGAAAGCCTCTGCGGGTGGTGAACGACCAGCACTGCACGCCGAGTTACACCGCGGACGTGGCGGCCGCAACCGTCCAGCTCCTCGAACACAACGCGACGGGTCTCTTCCACGTCACTAACAGCGGCACGTCCACCTGGTACCAGCTCGCGGCGGAGATCTTCCGCCAGGCGGGATTGCGAGCCGATCTCACGCCGATCACGAGCGCCGAGTTCAACGCCCCCGCGAAGCGCCCGCCGTACAGCGTGCTCTCCACGGCAAAGCTCACAGCGCACGGCGTGCCGGCTCTGCGCCCGTGGACCGAAGCACTCGCGGCCTATCTTGGCGAACGACCGGCGTGA
- a CDS encoding DUF6263 family protein, with product MLRTRFAVAALLGVAVAALAGAQDRKFDLNFGTKDKDGKYTPYYQEVTTEVTQVIKVQGQDLTQKQKSVFWYQWTPIKEDKVKEGAEDVTKWTVKQKIEGLEMNIDISGNPINYSSKTETPGSAGNPGLVEFFKGLKDSEFTVTLGKNYKVEKVEGKEDFIKKLGAGSAQMDALLKKVMTDDALKEMVDPTSKLFPDGPKKVGESWEKKTSLNLGPIGSYELLYKLKYAAVEKEKDKIEVETAITYTAPKENPEGLLFRIKEGSKLTSDPAKSKGTVIYDPKTKRIESAEINITLKGDLIVVIGGTDTRVELTQEQKTIIKTQDKSYLEKAPAPVTPPVPGK from the coding sequence GTGCTTCGCACCCGCTTCGCCGTTGCCGCGCTCCTGGGCGTCGCCGTTGCCGCCCTCGCCGGCGCGCAAGACCGCAAGTTCGATCTGAACTTCGGCACCAAGGACAAGGACGGTAAATACACCCCGTACTACCAGGAAGTGACGACCGAAGTCACCCAGGTCATCAAGGTGCAGGGCCAGGATCTCACCCAGAAGCAGAAGAGCGTCTTCTGGTACCAGTGGACCCCGATCAAGGAAGACAAGGTCAAGGAAGGGGCCGAGGACGTCACCAAGTGGACGGTGAAGCAGAAGATCGAAGGGCTGGAGATGAACATCGACATCTCCGGTAACCCGATCAATTACTCCTCGAAGACCGAGACCCCGGGCAGCGCGGGCAACCCCGGCCTGGTCGAGTTCTTCAAGGGGCTGAAGGACAGCGAGTTCACCGTGACCCTGGGCAAGAACTACAAGGTCGAGAAGGTCGAGGGCAAGGAAGACTTCATCAAGAAGCTCGGCGCCGGCAGCGCCCAGATGGACGCCCTCCTCAAGAAGGTGATGACCGACGACGCCCTTAAGGAGATGGTGGACCCGACCTCCAAGCTGTTCCCGGACGGCCCGAAGAAGGTCGGCGAATCGTGGGAAAAGAAGACCAGCCTGAACCTCGGGCCGATCGGCAGCTACGAGCTCCTTTACAAGCTGAAGTACGCGGCCGTGGAGAAGGAAAAGGACAAGATCGAGGTCGAGACCGCGATCACCTACACCGCGCCGAAGGAGAACCCGGAAGGCCTGCTGTTCCGCATTAAGGAGGGCAGCAAGCTGACCAGCGACCCGGCCAAGAGCAAGGGCACGGTGATCTACGACCCGAAGACCAAGCGCATCGAGTCCGCCGAGATCAACATCACCCTGAAGGGCGACCTGATCGTGGTGATCGGTGGTACCGACACGCGGGTCGAACTGACCCAAGAGCAGAAGACGATCATCAAGACGCAGGACAAGAGCTACCTCGAAAAGGCCCCGGCGCCCGTCACGCCGCCGGTACCGGGCAAGTAA